Proteins encoded by one window of Dreissena polymorpha isolate Duluth1 chromosome 11, UMN_Dpol_1.0, whole genome shotgun sequence:
- the LOC127850131 gene encoding uncharacterized protein LOC127850131 isoform X1, translated as MAEGGVVYTRSETGSDHRHSGLYSRHSRNYVENVSVAICTIMTRLGYGEEIRRWRVEKYRKKDRLWNKILTDCMNKILTDCIVITAGSKAEGLTSFFESDMDMLFILKHVLCVEAGTNLDTIPDDIDVFRMDTRVYPGHCILLQERPATMRNELINNSLCDNGYGDVLLSSCLWKDYILCNNLNIPPFFGHFAKPTGPSIPAVALGIISQDNVNAIPCHCPSILQRWAARPRHWPSPVIVQKVVSLGAWVTPVGHKGSDYKHMEWRICFNIGETELVNNLNETQAKVYVILKMILKDLLKPTNKEITSYVLKNIILWQAENTQPTEFHERSLLHWLHDGLRQLRTAIDKKQLCYYMIPERNLMAACGLEDALQSKWVADITDMMDEGPRVILRLEKIRMAIVASPEPMLWFSQKRMEVEILYLELINRVTQIIYENGEFDLGFLALVFNLSLNVNDVLERIHHEGNPAIGLIDVLNRLLM; from the exons ATGGCAGAAGGAGGCGTGGTATATACGCGGTCAGAGACTGGAAGCGATCATAGACACAGCGGCCTGTACAGCCGTCACTCTCGA AATTATGTGGAAAATGTGTCCGTGGCGATCTGTACTATAATGACCCGGCTCGGATACGGCGAGGAGATCAGACGGTGGCGGGTTGAGAAATATAGGAAGAAAGATAGGCTGTGGAATAAAATATTGACTGATTGTATGAATAAAATATTGACTGATTGTATTGTAATCACAGCAGGTAGCAAGGCAGAGGGGCTGACCAGCTTTTTTGAAAGTGATATGGACATGTTATTTATACTGAAACATGTACTCTGTGTGGAAGCTGGTACCAATCTTGACACTATACCAGATGACATAGACGTATTTAGGATGGATACACGTGTATATCCAGGACACTGTATACTTTTACAAGAGAGACCAGCTACTATGCGTAATGAACTAATTAACAATTCTCTTTGTGATAATGGATATGGAGACGTTCTGTTAAGCAGTTGTTTATGGAAAGattatatattatgtaataatttaaatatacctCCATTCTTTGGGCATTTTGCTAAACCAACCGGGCCGTCGATACCTGCTGTAGCATTAGGTATTATATCTCAGGACAATGTAAACGCTATACCCTGTCATTGCCCCAGCATCCTCCAACGATGGGCTGCCAGACCCCGACATTGGCCGTCCCCAGTCATAGTTCAGAAAGTCGTTTCATTGGGAGCTTGGGTAACCCCGGTAGGACACAAGGGAAGTGATTACAAGCACATGGAATGGCGGATTTGTTTCAACATCGGGGAGACAGAGCTAGTGAACAATCTCAATGAAACACAAGCTAAAGTCTATGTTATTCTAAAAATGATCCTCAAAGATTTACTGAAACCAACTAATAAAGAAATAACATCGTACGTGttgaaaaacataatattatggCAAGCTGAAAACACACAACCGACAGAGTTTCATGAACGTAGCTTACTTCACTGGCTGCATGACGGTCTGAGACAGCTTAGGACTGCAATTGACAAAAAACAACTTTGCTACTACATGATTCCAGAGAGAAATTTAATGGCAGCCTGTGGGTTGGAGGATGCGCTGCAGAGCAAATGGGTAGCAGATATAACGGACATGATGGACGAAGGCCCCAGGGTAATACTTAGATTAGAGAAGATACGGATGGCCATTGTCGCGTCACCGGAGCCGATGTTGTGGTTTAGCCAGAAAAGGATGGAGGTGGAGATTTTGTACCTGGAGCTTATCAATAGAGTGACGCAAATAATCTATGAGAATGGGGAGTTTGATCTTGGATTTTTGGCTTTGGTGTTTAATCTTTCCCTCAACGTGAATGACGTGTTGGAACGAATTCATCATGAGGGCAATCCTGCAATTGGTCTGATAGATGTTTTAAATCGACTGCTAATGTAA
- the LOC127851177 gene encoding LOW QUALITY PROTEIN: nitric oxide synthase, inducible-like (The sequence of the model RefSeq protein was modified relative to this genomic sequence to represent the inferred CDS: inserted 2 bases in 1 codon; deleted 1 base in 1 codon): protein MTPDDDVKHLCQKLGWKGKXFGILPLLLQANGQDPDVCENPPELILEVNIKHPKLVETKSSDASMTYVIVAVANMVFNCGGLLFNAAQFNGWCMGTEIGARNFCDPHRYNLLEDIAKRIGFDHRMSSSLWKDRTLVEINVAVLYSYQVDAWKTHVLDEGQSAEQVQCGQTTRENRFGEIARYGAAFLTTEVSRFSGDIVTFPYNSKVKNVGTESYRNDWLNL, encoded by the exons ATGACACCTGATGATGATGTTAAGCAC TTGTGTCAGAAGTTGGGCTGGAAGGGCAA GTTCGGTATCCTTCCTCTGCTCCTGCAGGCTAACGGTCAAGACCCGGATGTATGCGAGAACCCACCGGAACTCATTCTGGAGGTCAACATAAAACACCCCAAGTTAGTCGAAACAAAGTCAAGTGACGCGTCG ATGACTTACGTAATAGTTGCGGTGGCTAACATGGTCTTCAACTGCGGAGGCCTGCTTTTCAACGCTGCGCAATTCAACGGCTGGTGCATGGGAACGGAGATAGGAGCCAGGAACTTCTGTGATCCCCACCGATATAACCTACTGGAG GATATCGCCAAACGGATAGGCTTCGACCATCGAATGAGCTCTTCCCTCTGGAAGGATCGAACTCTTGTCGAGATAAACGTGGCGGTGCTGTACAGTTACCAG GTGGACGCTTGGAAGACGCATGTTCTGGACGAGGGACAATCAGCGGAGCAAGTCCAATGCGGGCAGACCACGCGGGAAAATCGTTTCGGAGAGATCGCCAGGTATGGTGCCGCGTTCCTGACAACTGAAGTAAGCCGCTTCAGTGGCGATATTGTTACATTTCCTTACAACTCTAAGGTCAAGAATGTTGGTACTGAAAGTTATAGAAATGACTGGCTTAACTTGTGA